A segment of the Desulfobulbaceae bacterium genome:
AGCCTTCGTGGAAAGAGCCGTTTCGTAGATCCCAGGCCAGATCAGGGATCATGCCGCACAGTTGGAGGCTACCGTATGGCGTGATATGAAAAGTGCTCAAGCCGGCGCTACAGGGAAAAAGCGTCCGCGACCCACTTTTGGGAACTATGGTGGCGGCAAAGTCTTGCCAGGCCTGCCACCGTATGCAATCGTCCCGGTCAAGGTCTGCCACTTGGTCAGGACTGAGGCGGAAACTTTCGACAGAGCCGGGGCTTGCTCCTGGTCTGGCGTGGGGTTGGGCATCAAAGCGGAATTCAAGCCCTAACCGCTCGGCGATGGACTGTATGGCATTAAGTTCAGTATGATTATGGCGAAGGATCATGGTCTTGAGCTTTGGTTTGATTCCTTGCTGGCAGAGATAGTCAATTCCGGCCAGACAGGCGGCGAGGCTGTTTGGGGTTCGGGTTACGCTTAAGCAGGTGGCTGGAGTGGAGCCGTAAATGGTCACTTCCACGCTGTATGGCGGCCAGTCGCGAAGAAATTGTGCCAGCTCGGAAGTTATGAGTGTTCCGTTGGTGAAGAGGGTAAGCAGGAGACCTCTCTTCTTGGCATGGATCCAAAGCTCTTTGAAGTCGGGACGAAGCAGGCATTCGCCGCCAGTAAACAGTAGCCATAGCCCACCGAGATCGGCAATCTGGTCGATTGTGGCACACCACTCGGCGGTGGTCAGTTCTTGTTCGGTGCCTCTGCTGGTCGCAGGTTCATTGCAGTAGCAGTGAATGCAGTTGAGGTTGCAGCGATATGTCAGTTCCAGGGTACCGGATAAGGGGATGTGATCAGTGACCGCCTGTTGCTGGAGCCTGAGGTGCCAATCATGAGAGAGGCATGTATCTGATGCGGCTGGCATGGTCAGGCAGCCTCAATGGCGTTGATTTCGAGCAGTTGGCGTAGGAGTGTGTCAAGATCGGCTGCGGCCTGCTCTTCGTCCACTTGGTAGCACTCTATGATGGCCGTTGTCAAGGCGTTGGTGGGTGATTTGCCGTCCAGTTTTTCCCAGATAAACGCTGCGACATCATTGAGCCTGACGATGCTGTGGAGTTCTGCGCCGTGCTGTCGGATGGGAACCAGAATGATTTCGTCGCCAATCCGGCGGCTGACGTAGGAGCCGTTGTCACGGAAGCATGATGATAAGGAATCGTCGTTGCGCATTAAGGATCACCCCATGAAACTCTGTCCGGCAGCGCTATCCCAGCCGGTTTTCTCTCGAACCATGTTCTCGCTGAGGACCTCTTTGATGTAAAGCAGGGAGATCTTGGTCAGGTCGATGGTTTGTGCCCCTGTCACTGGTTGCCAATGGGCGTCGGCCACAAGTTTGACTACTGGTTTCATGGGGGCCAGTGAATTGACACCTGTCACCACAGCAATAGCGCCATTGTTTAAGCGGACATAACTTGAGACCGGATAGAACGAGTAGAGGTTGAGAAAATGTTTGATCACAGCTGGTGGGAAGAGGTTTTTTCCTTGTTTGATC
Coding sequences within it:
- a CDS encoding PqqD family protein — protein: MRNDDSLSSCFRDNGSYVSRRIGDEIILVPIRQHGAELHSIVRLNDVAAFIWEKLDGKSPTNALTTAIIECYQVDEEQAAADLDTLLRQLLEINAIEAA
- a CDS encoding radical SAM protein; amino-acid sequence: MPAASDTCLSHDWHLRLQQQAVTDHIPLSGTLELTYRCNLNCIHCYCNEPATSRGTEQELTTAEWCATIDQIADLGGLWLLFTGGECLLRPDFKELWIHAKKRGLLLTLFTNGTLITSELAQFLRDWPPYSVEVTIYGSTPATCLSVTRTPNSLAACLAGIDYLCQQGIKPKLKTMILRHNHTELNAIQSIAERLGLEFRFDAQPHARPGASPGSVESFRLSPDQVADLDRDDCIRWQAWQDFAATIVPKSGSRTLFPCSAGLSTFHITPYGSLQLCGMIPDLAWDLRNGSFHEGWHHALPQHREATVEVSQCFTCEHFDLCNQCPGWSTVEHNHLLKPVEFLCQVTKARAKLLTAS